The nucleotide sequence CTGTCATCACTGAATTATCGGGCCGCCAAACCGGGCAAAGGGCATCAAAAACTCCATGTCGATTGGAAAAATACGGTGGTCAATGGCGCCTACCAAGTCTGCAACAGCATCTGGTTGCTAGACGATTTTACCGAATCCAACGGGTCCACGCGCATCGTGCCGAAAACACATAAATTGAATCGTTTACCCGACGAAGTCATGGCTGACCCCAATGATAAACATCCCGACGAAATTCGGATCATTGCGCCAGCAGGATCGGTATTTATCTTTAACTCGCACGTTTGGCACGGAGGCACAACCAACTTGACCGATAAAGACCGGCGCAGCATTCACAGCTATTTCTGCAACCGAGCCCAGCCGCAACAAATCGACCAAAGCCGATACATCACCGAAGAGACGCTGCACCGAATCGGCGAGAGAGGCAGGTATATACTAGCCGTTTGAAGCCGTTCTCTGCTTTTTTACCAATGACGTACAGCGTAAACGCCCCTGCTGTTGCCTGTTGGCAGGCTCTGTCGTACTCGCTGGCCAGTATACGGATAAGTCAATACCACGATTCAGCAGCGCTGAATACTGAATATTGGTCGAGGCCCCATAATCCCCAAAAGCGGAGAGAAAATCAACTCATTTGGCCCGTCTTCCCCCACTTCTGCCCACCTGTGGTTAGCGCGTCTTCTCCACGCTGACGCTCGTCCACGATTGAAGAGTTTCTTGAACCAGCATTTAGCTGCTGAATTCTGTCATCTTTTTTGCGATATGGCCCATGACTTCATTCAACTCTTTTTCAGGGCTGAAATCAATGAATTTCAGGTCCTTTTCTACGATAGCGGTATGACCCGGCGGTAGGTAGAAAACGTCGCCCGTCGTTACTGTTTCTTCGGTTCCATCATCATACTTCAACTTTAAGGCGCCTTCAACTACATAGCCCCAATGCGGACAATGGCAACTATTGTTGGGTAAACCGGCCAACAAGGGCGAAAAATCGGTGCCTGCCGGGAGTTCATTAAACGCAACGGTCATGCCGCCATAGCCGGGAAGCGCCCGCATGGTTGTACCGGGAGCTTCCATCGTTACCGGGATATCCTCTTTCTTCGTTTTCATTTGATTTTAGTTTAAAGGGTATCAAAAATTAATTCTGTTTACTGTTGTGTTTTACCCATACCTCCTATCAAGTTGATTTGGTCGGACGTGCCGAACGTATCTGTCGCGGCCACCTCCTTGTTATCCGTCGATTGAGCAGATAAACTTGATGAAGCCGTAAGAAAAGCAAGTAAGAGTAGTCATGTTTTCATGACCAGAACCGTGAAAATGACCTGAATCAAAGTTGATCGATTAACCAAGGCTCCACAATCCCCAAAAGCGGGGAGAAGTTCGACTCATTTATCCCGGCTTACCCGCTCATTTAGACCGTCTTCTCTACAGTGACGCTGGTGCCTTTAGCCGGTTCACTCCTCAGTTGATAAACGGCCCCCATCGCTTTGGCCCGACGGGGCATATTGTCCAATCCGTTGCCTCCGCTCGATGCCAGGTCCAAATCAAAACCTTGCCCGTTGTCGGTTATGCTGATCTGCACTCGGTTGCCCCTATATCTGACTGCCAGGACAACTTCTGTCGCTTGAGAATACTTACCCGCGTTGTGGAGGGCCTCCTTGCCAATCAGATACAGGTTTCTGACCACGTCCGGTCGTAGGGTCAACCGCTCTAGGCCGGTGTCAGTTTCGACTTTCAGATGAATACCCCGCGCCGTGAGCAACTCCCGACCGACCAGCTCTAACCGCTGAGCCAGTTGGCCCGCATTGTTGGTGTCCGAACGCATCGACCAGACCACGTCGCTCATCTGGCTGATGGTCTGGCGGGCGTTGTCAGCAATTTTGAGCAGGAGCTGGTAGGAGTCAGCATGTCGACCCTGTTGGTGCATCTGCCGGGCGGCTTCGGAGTAGAAGGAGATGCCCGACAGGATGCCGCCCACGTCGTCGTGCAGGTCACGGGAGATCTGGTCGCGGATAGCCTGCTCATGCCGAAGCTGGTTAATGCGGTAGCGATAGGCAGCATAGAGTAGGCCAGCAAAAGCTAATCCAATGATGATTTTGAACCAGACCGTTTGCCACCAGGCGGGTTGAATCACCACCACCAGAGAGGTGCCTTTTTCATTCCATACCCCATCATTGTTGGAGCCTTTCACCCGGAACGTGTAGGTGCCGGGGTCTAAGTCAGTGAAGGCCGCTATCCGGCGGGTACCGCTGTAAACCCAATCTTTTTCCAGACCCACCAACTGATAGGCGTACTGATTTTTTGGCGAATTAGTATAGTTGAGGGCCGCAAACTCGAAGGAGAAGAAATTCTGATCGTGGTTAAGAATAATTTCACTGGCTTCATGCATACCGGGCTGGATTTTATCGAACAGCCGGAACTGAGTAATTACAATGGGAGGCACGTGACTGTTAGGCTGGATTGTAGTAGGGTCAAATGCATTAAAGCCATTATTTCCACCAAAATAAAGCGTTCCGTCTTTCCCTTTACAAGCGGCCCCTTCGATAAACCAAGCAGCAAATATATTCCCCTGGAGCCCTTCATCAGCACTGTAGTTGGTGAATTGATGGGTAGTCAATGAAAACTTGGAAAGACCCTTGTTGGTACCCAACCAGAGGTTGCCCCCATCATCTTCAAGGATGGAATAGACTGAGTTTCCGGCTAGCCCATCCTGCTCCGTGAAAGTCGTGAACGTTTCGGTGGCATGGTCGAACCGGCACAGACCGCCCTCGCCCGTCCCGAACCAGAGGCTTCCTTTTGAATCTTCATAGATACTGGGAATGGTTGTGGAACTAATGCTACCCGGTTTTCGGCCATCATATCGGTACTGCTTAAACGTACCAGTCCTGCGGTCGAATCGGGTGAGTGCCTGACTGCCTGGTCCAATCCACAGATTTCCCCGACGATCTTCCAGAATCGCCAGTGCCCAATAGTCACTAACGCGCTCGGGATGCTCGGGGTCGTAGGGGTAACTAACGGTCTTGCCCGTCCTTTGGTCAAAACTCAGAAAACCATTGTCCGTACCCAGCCAAAGCGTTCCTTGTCTATCCTCGTAAATAGTAAAAATGAGCGAATTGCTGGAATTCATGAGAAAAGGATGATGCAGCGGATAATGGGTAAAGGAAGTATCGTTGCGGTTAAACCGAGAAAGATAGCCTCCGTTTCCCACCCAAAGACTTCCGTCCCTGGTCTTCAAAAGAGCAGTCACTACATCACTGCGTAAACTGGTTATTTTTCCGGGCTGGTGTCGATACTGCCTAAACTGTCCGGTTGCCCTATTCAACACGTTCAAGCCGCTTTCCATTGTTCCAAGCCAGAGTGCGTTCTGGTGATCTTCGCAAATAGCAGCAATATTATTCTGGCTTAATGAGTGGGTAATAACGGGATTATGGCGGTACAACCGGAAGGGTTTGCGGTTGGGATCCAACTTTATAACACCTCCCAGTGTAGCGGCCCACATTATGCCGGATTTATCGACCATAAGTGTAAAAACGGTGTTATTAACAATGCTGTTGGGATCAGTAGGATTGTGGATGTAATTCGTAATGAGGTTCCGGTCTTTATTCATTTTATACAGTCCGTTTCGGTACGTACCCACCCATAGGTTACCCTCCTGATCCTCTACGAGGCCAGTTCTAAACCTTCGTAAGAGGCCAAGTTTACGCACAGGGTCGAGCGGGTAGCGAATAAACTGGCCCGACCAGCGGTCAAATGAATGAAGGACACCTTCGGAAGTAACCACCCACAGCAAACCTTGTCGGTCTTCGTATAAGCCAGTGACGAAGTTCTGGCTCAGGCTATTCGGATTATCAGGATTATGCCGGTAATGGGTGAAACTTACTCGGGAAGGCTTACCCGCACCGGCGGGAGCCAGGTTGAGCCGGTGCAAGCCCGTTGGACTGCCCACCCAAAACGTTCCGGACTTATCGCGCAAGGTCAGGTAAAGCGCCTGGTTGCCGCTGGGGTCACCACCCAGTAGATTGGCGTAGTTCGTTGCGGAAAACTGGCCCGTTTTACGGTCTACTTGCCTTAATTCTCCCGTAAAGCCTCCCCCCACCCATAGATTCCCTTCTTTATCTTCACCAATGGATTGGATAAACGAAAAGGCATGCGGATTTGCGGGGCTCTTCACCAGTCGGATAAACTTTTCAGTGCGCGGGTTAAACCGGCAGGTCCCTTCACTGGTACCTACCCAAATCAGTCCGTCCCGATCTTCCAAAAGCGTGTAAACCTGATTTTTGGTCAGTGACGTTGTATCACGCGGGTCAAACTTATAATTCGTAAATCGGTAACCGTCGTACTTATCCAAACCGGTAGCAGTACCAAACCACAGATAGCCTTTTCGGTCCTGCATAATGGGGACGACAACGTAATTGGAAAGGCCCTGCTCCGTGGTCAGTCGCTCGAATTGCACGGTAGAATTGCCTGCTTCAGCCGGTCTGGCCGATTGCCCCCAAAGCCGCAGTGGAATACCAGCCAGCCCGCTAATCAGCAGGCAGATGGCTAACCATCGCCATGAAACTAATGATTTCAGGGAGGTGTCCATAGGTAAGCAGTTGAATAATAAGCTAATATACCACTAATAGCCCTAATGAGAAAGGTTGCTTAGTTTACCCGTTTGCCTACTTCGTTGGAAGCCGTTTTTCGGGGCTTGTTACTGATGATCTTCTGGTCACCAAAACCACGCATGTAAGTCAGAGGCACTACCCGTGGCTCGCTAAAATAGAACCGGGTCCTAGTATCAAAGGCCAAATTGGGTACGTTGGTATCCGATCTAAGCAGATGAGTCCAGAATAAATCACTCACCGGAGCCGTCAGCGTTTCCGGTTTGCCGAAAGTTTTTTTGAGCTCTTAAGTTACCCTCCCCTGCTTAGTTATCAACTAAAGCCATTGGCGGTGGGGAAGCGAACCAGGCCGTTATCTCAACCGTGAACTGATTGGGTAGTCGGATCAAGTGGGAGGTATTAATTTGTGTGCCTAACTGATAAATAGGGCGGGTTCGGCCTGGAGGGTGCACAGACTTTGTTTCTGCATGGCAATCAGCTAGGATGGTGACTGGCAGTGTGAGGGGCAGAGCCAGCGCATCGGCCCAGTCAAGGCTGACGACCCAGAAGGTAGGCGAGTTAGTGGCCGGATACACCGAAGGAACAAATCGACTCATCAGATTTTGTCTATGACTCTCGTTTCGCTTTACAATAGCTGCTTTTATCTGGGCTACTACTTTAAAAGATAATTTCACTTCTTGCTGATAGAAGCAGAAAAATAAGAGGCTAGGTAATATGATCAAGGGTTTTATTTTGATAGCATTTTTAGCTGATTACTTCTGAATTAACTCTACCACGGCCCCATCCGGATCTTGAACTACAATTACTTTGAATCCCTGCGGAGCGGTTACAGGGCTTTTTTTACTCCATACATGAATATCACTTTCTTTAAATCGCTTCAGATAAGGTGTCAGGTCATTGACAACAATAGTTATGTATCGAAGACCGGGATTAAATGAATTGGATAGCGCTGCTGTTTTCACACCTTCAATTTTGGCTAGCTTATACATCGGGGCATTCGGCAGATCATTTATTTTAAGATTAACTAC is from Spirosoma taeanense and encodes:
- a CDS encoding phytanoyl-CoA dioxygenase family protein encodes the protein MLAGIEAVLGREYKLSSLNYRAAKPGKGHQKLHVDWKNTVVNGAYQVCNSIWLLDDFTESNGSTRIVPKTHKLNRLPDEVMADPNDKHPDEIRIIAPAGSVFIFNSHVWHGGTTNLTDKDRRSIHSYFCNRAQPQQIDQSRYITEETLHRIGERGRYILAV
- a CDS encoding cupin domain-containing protein, translating into MKTKKEDIPVTMEAPGTTMRALPGYGGMTVAFNELPAGTDFSPLLAGLPNNSCHCPHWGYVVEGALKLKYDDGTEETVTTGDVFYLPPGHTAIVEKDLKFIDFSPEKELNEVMGHIAKKMTEFSS
- a CDS encoding ligand-binding sensor domain-containing protein → MDTSLKSLVSWRWLAICLLISGLAGIPLRLWGQSARPAEAGNSTVQFERLTTEQGLSNYVVVPIMQDRKGYLWFGTATGLDKYDGYRFTNYKFDPRDTTSLTKNQVYTLLEDRDGLIWVGTSEGTCRFNPRTEKFIRLVKSPANPHAFSFIQSIGEDKEGNLWVGGGFTGELRQVDRKTGQFSATNYANLLGGDPSGNQALYLTLRDKSGTFWVGSPTGLHRLNLAPAGAGKPSRVSFTHYRHNPDNPNSLSQNFVTGLYEDRQGLLWVVTSEGVLHSFDRWSGQFIRYPLDPVRKLGLLRRFRTGLVEDQEGNLWVGTYRNGLYKMNKDRNLITNYIHNPTDPNSIVNNTVFTLMVDKSGIMWAATLGGVIKLDPNRKPFRLYRHNPVITHSLSQNNIAAICEDHQNALWLGTMESGLNVLNRATGQFRQYRHQPGKITSLRSDVVTALLKTRDGSLWVGNGGYLSRFNRNDTSFTHYPLHHPFLMNSSNSLIFTIYEDRQGTLWLGTDNGFLSFDQRTGKTVSYPYDPEHPERVSDYWALAILEDRRGNLWIGPGSQALTRFDRRTGTFKQYRYDGRKPGSISSTTIPSIYEDSKGSLWFGTGEGGLCRFDHATETFTTFTEQDGLAGNSVYSILEDDGGNLWLGTNKGLSKFSLTTHQFTNYSADEGLQGNIFAAWFIEGAACKGKDGTLYFGGNNGFNAFDPTTIQPNSHVPPIVITQFRLFDKIQPGMHEASEIILNHDQNFFSFEFAALNYTNSPKNQYAYQLVGLEKDWVYSGTRRIAAFTDLDPGTYTFRVKGSNNDGVWNEKGTSLVVVIQPAWWQTVWFKIIIGLAFAGLLYAAYRYRINQLRHEQAIRDQISRDLHDDVGGILSGISFYSEAARQMHQQGRHADSYQLLLKIADNARQTISQMSDVVWSMRSDTNNAGQLAQRLELVGRELLTARGIHLKVETDTGLERLTLRPDVVRNLYLIGKEALHNAGKYSQATEVVLAVRYRGNRVQISITDNGQGFDLDLASSGGNGLDNMPRRAKAMGAVYQLRSEPAKGTSVTVEKTV
- a CDS encoding VOC family protein, whose protein sequence is MKPKSRVKFMFGLVLLVSAFFFAFHYEQRTDEAIVSMNTGVVVSDLEKSLDFYTNVLGMTKVSTFRADAELAESAGLTKGKAIDVVNLKINDLPNAPMYKLAKIEGVKTAALSNSFNPGLRYITIVVNDLTPYLKRFKESDIHVWSKKSPVTAPQGFKVIVVQDPDGAVVELIQK